One Brassica napus cultivar Da-Ae chromosome C4, Da-Ae, whole genome shotgun sequence genomic region harbors:
- the LOC106433908 gene encoding uncharacterized protein LOC106433908, whose protein sequence is MKILEPQGREGDLQSKVEALIDLAREKMQSNNAMVVHDTTSVDDQIQEQGKGDADVDLLNKLWSKLDEKSKRDFLVVDSRGFVDYIESVHAKTKAERRHFSECLCIDDTLRWRKWKCRICPQVNYCLVDCTWHILETHVQKFQPRSSSRPRRLDECFASMIRCGNWEPVDTAEAINLIKDKIERKEKLVYVNGWSCDWPIATDETRKDMLRQFGHVLKDYSENDIMPRSVWDWLMVYAEENVKLPEVPGDYLEKCKFFKSPQSLCFLEEKNIEYLLEYVRELSTDLRTGLVSKVVDGLWVKSLVKERIDIQRVGFNLLLDERLLFEGEHRDYDDVGTVKTFKSSGIYDHVIPKGDEIVSWLLDCPPIDAEFVSQVAEGTQNLEIWLAALRIVRSTARKEEGYYTKRDKLLTYDKMLGEAEALCDKDDKWRSVVLSVW, encoded by the coding sequence ATGAAGATTCTTGAACCTCAAGGAAGAGAAGGTGATTTGCAGTCAAAAGTTGAGGCTTTAATTGATCTTGCTAGAGAGAAAATGCAAAGCAATAACGCTATGGTTGTGCATGATACAACTAGCGTGGATGATCAAATACAAGAACAGGGGAAGGGAGATGCTGATGTTGATCTATTGAACAAGTTGTGGAGTAAGCTGGACGAGAAAAGCAAAAGAGACTTCTTGGTTGTGGACAGTAGAGGTTTTGTGGATTATATAGAGTCTGTCCATGCCAAGACAAAGGCTGAGAGAAGACACTTTTCCGAGTGTTTGTGCATCGACGATACTCTTCGGTGGAGAAAGTGGAAATGCCGCATCTGTCCACAAGTCAATTACTGCTTGGTAGACTGTACATGGCACATTCTAGAGACGCATGTCCAAAAGTTTCAACCTCGAAGCAGTTCCCGTCCTAGGCGTTTGGATGAGTGTTTTGCTAGCATGATACGTTGTGGGAATTGGGAGCCTGTGGATACAGCGGAGGCAATAAATCTGATCAAAGACAAAATTGAGCGCAAGGAAAAGCTTGTTTATGTGAATGGGTGGTCTTGTGATTGGCCTATAGCGACTGATGAGACGCGGAAAGACATGCTCAGACAGTTCGGTCATGTTCTCAAAGATTATTCTGAAAACGATATTATGCCACGCAGCGTTTGGGATTGGTTGATGGTTTATGCAGAGGAGAATGTGAAACTGCCTGAAGTTCCTGGGGACTACCTTGAAAAATGCAAATTCTTCAAGAGCCCTCAAAGTCTCTGCTTTCTAGAAGAGAAGAACATTGAATACCTTCTGGAATATGTTAGAGAGCTAAGCACAGATCTTCGCACAGGTTTGGTTTCGAAAGTGGTTGATGGGTTATGGGTAAAGTCACTGGTGAAGGAAAGAATCGATATTCAGAGAGTTGGTTTTAATCTGCTTCTAGATGAGAGGCTACTGTTTGAAGGAGAGCATCGTGATTATGATGACGTAGGGACAGTAAAGACTTTCAAGTCCAGTGGAATTTATGACCATGTGATACCTAAGGGTGATGAGATTGTCTCTTGGCTTCTAGACTGCCCACCAATCGATGCAGAGTTCGTGTCCCAAGTGGCAGAGGGTACACAGAATCTTGAAATATGGTTAGCAGCATTGAGAATAGTGCGTTCCACAGCTAGGAAAGAAGAAGGCTACTACACTAAGAGAGACAAGCTGCTAACGTATGATAAGATGTTGGGTGAAGCTGAAGCCCTTTGTGACAAAGACGACAAGTGGAGAAGCGTTGTTTTGTCAGTGTGGTAA